Proteins from a single region of Verrucomicrobiales bacterium:
- a CDS encoding GYD domain-containing protein — MPRYIALLTFTPQGSKNVKKSTRRAHQFDRLAAKAGVKVAGQYWTMGGYDGVLILEASSETKVLHLLTELASFGNVQTQTLQAFTDAEFDSIVKS; from the coding sequence ATGCCTCGCTACATCGCTCTTCTCACCTTCACGCCGCAGGGATCCAAGAATGTCAAGAAATCCACCCGCCGCGCCCACCAGTTTGACCGACTTGCCGCCAAGGCTGGGGTTAAAGTCGCAGGTCAGTATTGGACCATGGGGGGATATGACGGCGTCCTCATTCTCGAAGCAAGTTCGGAAACGAAGGTGCTCCATCTGCTCACCGAACTCGCATCGTTCGGCAACGTGCAGACCCAAACCCTCCAGGCCTTTACCGACGCTGAGTTTGATTCGATCGTGAAGTCCTAG